AGgtacaccctgccccacccccagcaccctcaTCCTGCACGTGGACCCCGGGggggacccaggcgtccaggccgccccccgccccggtcTCACCTGCGGTTCCCCATGACGCGGGGCAGGCGCTGCAAGGTGCCCACGTCGGCCGCCAGCCCAATGTCCACTTCCTGCGAGGCGGTCCGGGGTCAGAGGGGGGGCAACCCAGACACGCAGGCTCTGCCctccctgtgggggggagggggggacagggagggggtggccCACCTTGATCTGGAACCAGGCGTCTTCGGTGCAGTAGCGGATGTCACAGGCGGAGATGAGGTCAACACCTGGGGGAGTCAGGGTGAGGTCATGGGGTCAAGGTGAGGTCACAACAGGGTCACAACGGGGTCAGGGTGAGGTCACAGCAGGGTCAAGGAGAGGTCAGTGGGATCATGGTGGGGTCACAGCAGGACCAGGGTGAGGTCACAACAGTGTCACAGCAAGGCCATGCTGGggtcagacccccccccccaggagcccCCTGGTGGGTCCTGGTGCCCCCTGCTGGtcccaccccaggcagcctcACCTGCCCCGATGCAGGCTCCGTGCACGGCCGCGATCACAGGTTTGGGGCACTGCAGGAGATGGGGGGGCATAGAGTGAGACATTGAGTGCcaatccccgcccccccccgcctggcgctgcctcccccctcccccccgcgcaCCTTCTCGAGGGCAGTGAAGCTCTCCTGGTACTGGCGGATCTTCTTGCGCAGGTGCCAGGCGCGCCGCGCCGCGTCGTCCCCCTCCGCCATCATGAACACGCTGGCCATCTCTGCCAGGTCGATGCCTGTTGGGGCCGGGCAAGGGGGGGCATGAggcctagggctgtgtgaagcttccgGGGGTGATTCGAGTCAGAGGAGATTCGGTGGCCGAAGCCCCacatccgaatcgaatcaggggacccactaaaaggtccgaatcgattcgaagttctccgaatctttggaaaagattcgcagagcttcgatgattcggacagtccctggcggcggcagcggggagcagcagctggagtccgtgctggtaagtactaggggcgggggacgggaccatggggggacccctgcccgatcccccagcccccccgggccctttaaaaaaagtctgGACTTACAGCgagctgctgggcaggaggggcggggtgtgatccctgctgccccccactgccccacagggggctctgcatgagccccccgaccccccctcgctcccccagcccccccatgggtgctccagccctttaagaaaaaaacctgagGAAAGCCCCATGACTCCCCAGCTCCGGCAGTGGCCTTGGGGGGCTCATGAAAGAGGCCCCCCCCGACGTGGCgcagagcagcagggatcaccccccccccccagaatgaACGATGAGTTGGGGTGTGGGGGTTCCCATTTtgattttttcttaaagggccagagctggcccaggcagggcacctgtggcggggctgggggaccgagggggggtcggggggctcatgcagagccccccatgcagcgtggggcagtgaggattgccccccgcccagcagcacccgctgaCTTGGGGCTTTGTTcttccaagtgccaggagctggggcaggcgggggacgggcctgggtgattcggagattcggccgaaTGGCTTCGGGGagcgattcgaatcaccgaacagaatcgctgtcccccgaatcggccgaatgcGAAGTGAATCCTAGCCGTTTCGCGCCGGCCTAATGAGGacaccctggctggagcagccttgCCCAGGGAGACCAGCTCAGCCCCCACCTGCtggacaggatcaggcccctccctctgccctgcaggCAGGATCAGATGCCCCTTCCCATGATACCAGGATCGGGGCCCTCCCCAGAGAGGATCCAGCCCCGCCTCCACCCCCAGCAAGCAAGATTGGGCCCCCCTTCCTTGTCCTTCTGCAGGCAGGATTGGGGGCCCCCCccacaccaggatcaggccctcccccccagctccacgCAGGATCGGGCCCCATTACCAGCAGTGAAGAGCTTCCCGGCGCCGGAGAGCACGATGGCGCGGCAGGCGGAGTCCTGCGCCAGGTGGGCAAAGCACTCGACCATCTCCCTGTgggggacccaggcgtccgggcatGGCCCCCATGACCCTATGCCCCTGGCtaggccccacccccagccacacaccaccccCAGAGGTCCCACCCCATCTAGGCCCCGCCCCCAGGTCCAGGCAGATTCCACCCCCAGGAGGCCCCACTCCCAACTAGGCCCTGCCCCAAAGCCCAACTAGACTCCACCCCCACTTAGGACCCACCCCCAAGTTCACTCAAGACACCACCCCCAGGAGGCCCCACCCCAGCCAAGCCCTGGGTACCTCCAGAAGGCGGGGTTCATGGCGTTGCGCTTTTGCGGCCGGTTCAGCTCCACGTGCAGCACCGCCTCACGCGCCTGCGTCACCCGCAGCGTCTCGTAGGCCGGCGCCGCCGCGTCCGCGGCCatggggcgggcgggggggccCCGCGGGGcctgggccagcagcactgggggagcaCAGCGCCGTCACCGCCTGGGCGCCACGgtccccccccctgctcccacccacccacccacccacccacaccggGGGGGGCTCAGGACCCCTGGGTTCTCCCCACAGGGCCTTGCGTGTGTGCGTCCTGCGTGCCGACGTTGTGCGCACAAGTGTGTCGGGCACCTGGTTTTGgggggtgtgcgtgcatgcgACAAACACTTAggctgtgtgtgtgcgcgtgtgacTTAGATTCTGtttgagtgtgtatgtgtgtgacctGGACACCggggttgtgcatgtgtgtgtatgcgcatgTGTCAGACACCTCAGTTGTGCGCGCCCTGGGAGCCTAaagggaatgtgtgtgtgtgagcacgagtgtgtgtgtgtgtgtgtgtgcgcgcgcgtgcagcAGCTACGTTGTGTCTGAGTGTGCGTGCGCATCCTGTATGCCTGTGTCGTGCGtgtgccccagatgcctggggtgtgtgcatgtgtgtcctggacacctggcacctggggggtgtgcatgtgccgGGCGCCTAGGCTGTGCGTCTGTGTTGCGCGGGGGTCTGGGCTCCCCGCGTCTAGGCGTGTGCGGGACACGTGGGCTGCGTGCGAGCACGCGTGTCCCACACACCCGGGGCCCGTGCCTGCGTGTGCATCTTGCACAGACCTGGGGCCTAGACTGGACGTgacccccccccagtgccacGTCCGGGCGCCCCCGACGCCGCAGCTCAGCGCGCACGTCCTGGGCCGGGCGCTGGATCCTGCGCACACGGCTGCCCCGGGAGCCTGGATTGTGCGCGTGCACACGCGTGTGCCCTAGACACCTTCACAGTCACAGATGGGGACCGGCGAGCAAGGAATCGGACCccgcgccacccctccccccacgggAGTCTGAGCCGCGACCTTTGCCCCAGTGCCCCTgggacacgtgtgtgtgtgtgtgtgtgcgcgcgcgcgcgcacgtgcGTGTGTCAGTCACCTGGGTTGcttgtgagggggaggggccccAGACACCGGGACCCCTTGTAGGGGGGGACCCCCGGCTCCTCCCCCACTTTTGcactgggggaaactgaggcaggcagtgtgtggggggggcggggcaggagtCCTGGGTCTGGGCCAGAGGGGCactaagcccccccccccgccccggggggGCCCGAtcctgggctctgggggctgaccccagcactgggatgggagggaggtggggtcAAAGGTGAGCGCGgaggtctggggcagggggcgagGTCAGGGGTcagagggcagggggcactcACATCTGCGCAGCAGCAGCGCGGCTCTgcccgccgccaccgccgccgccaTGGGGCCTCCGGGGGCGGCACCAGCGAGGGCTGGAGGCTAGAGCGCCGCCCCGCCCCCTGGCGGGCCGCCATCTTGGCTCCGGGCAGAACCGCTTCCAACATGGCGCCGGCGGCTTCCGGCCGGGCCGGAAGTAGCGCCTCGAACGGGAAGCACGTGGCGGGCCGGCGGGGGCGTGTCCGGGTTTCGCTCCATCGTCTTTTGTGCACCCAGCGGGCgggcaccccccccccggccggcTCTCAAGGCCCTGGGGTGAGGGGCGACGCTGGGGTGACCgcggttgagaatcgctgctttaCTTAGAAGTCCGTGTTTAaacctgggctctggccccaAACCGCCCCCGTGAcggtgtgcagtggggctggaggcagtcCGCccccgctgcagggagctgccatTAGCGGTGGGACGGGGGAAATGAAGGCCCAGGCTACACCCCACTCCTCCTGGAGCAggatcctgccccagccccctgctgtagGACTCCAGCCCCGGAGAGGAGCTGCACAAACCCCAGCTCGTCTCCACTTCTTCAACTACACATTCAAaaagggctggggcaaggggcagccggACCTATTGAGCCTCTGCCTGGGGATCGCCCCAGCCCTTCAAGGCCGGAGGCTGCcagtgggagaggaagggggagcccccgccccaccccagctcactcCCCTCAGGCCTGGGCAGGGTGGAGCTGTGGTCGGATCCGAGCACAGAGCAATTCTTCCGCTGCAGCGACCTGCTGGCCGACAGCCTCTGCTGGGGCGGGTGCTGACCTGTTGTGGCGGCCTTGCCGGGACCTCGTGGCTAAGAACCGCTGCTCTGAGCAAACCCAGGAATGCTCTACGAGGCACCTTGCTTGGTTGAGCGGGAAGCGGGCAGGCCCTGGTGCACATGAAACGCTTGTGTTCCAATATAAAAAGGCCCCGAGTTTGGCTGCAGCCAGGTTTGACGGCTCCAGCTCACTGAAAAGAAATCTTtgtctcccccacacacagctcctCTTTGTTGAATGGCTCAGGGTTGGGAATGGCACTTTGAGAGAGGAAGAAACCTCGCCCCAGGAAGCAGAGGTGGGGCCCTCAAgagcaaagctttggctgaggaGCAGGCCCCTTCCAGATCTCGGGGCACCAGGCCACGGCTCCAGTCCGGAGACCCACACGAGGGTGCCAAACCCTCCCCGCCGCCCCTCCATGCTGTGCTGCCATTCAGGATGGGTGCCAGCCTGGCTGTTTCCAAATGGGTTTTATTGAAAGGTGCCGGTAACACGGGCAGCACAAAGTAACAGGAAGAAACAAAAATCACATGTACAATCATCTTAAAACCAACAGCGCCCAGCAGACAGGCTCCCCAACCCCCCGGGCCCCGGCTTGGCGGCTCGGCCCGAGGCTGCTGCTActaactccccccacccccccacggtaaaaaaagaaaaaaaagaaaccaaaaataaaaaagggataCGAGGGCTGAAGACCCGGCGGAGAAGGCAGGGACGAGGCCTCCTCTGTCCTGGGGTTTAGGAGGCGTGCTGCGCCGTGGAGAAACAGAGCTTCAGCGTGTAGGGATACGGCCCGTCTGTGGGAGAACAGACCATGCAATGGGTTACCGAGCGCTCCTGCCTTCCCCGCCCACCTCGCCCAGTGCTCCCGGGGAGTCCCAAGACCCCAACCCACAGCTGCCGGGAGTGTCGCTACGTCAACCGACCCCAAAAGCAATTTCCAAATCGCAATGACGGCCGAGAGAGAGAGTCTCTGAGGGATGATTTCAAGTGAGCTGGGACCACCCCAACTGCTACAAAAACACACCAGGTGAGAAACAGTCACGTGGCATAAAGAGTTTCCCTGCTCCATGCTCGACTGGCTGGGAATAAGTGGGAATACaggacatttcttttttttaagtcctgtattcccacctatatatatatatatatatatatatatatatatatatatatatttttttattgataTAAACAAGTGGGAATACAGAATGTGTATAAAAAAAATAGGTGGGAATACAGGACACGTGCATCTGAACTGTTTAAAAACTCGATACGATGGATGATACTGAAAGTATCGTGAAGCCCCCTTACAAATTTACAGTGCATCAACACCCTGAATACAGCACCCAGCTCCGCTCCCTGCATCTCCAAAAGGATCAAGAATTAGAGAGGGCAACAAGAGTgatcaggagggtgggggagaggctaaTGAGGCCAGGCCTTTTCAATTTAAAGAGACTCCTGAGGGGGCACGGGAAGAGGGTTTACAAAagggatggggaagagaaagtcagcagggatttATTCTTTGCTGCCTTTCACCAGATGAGAACGAGAGGTCACAGCATGAAAGGAATAGGCCGGCAGTTTAAAATGAACCCCAGGACACTCATTTCCCGGCAGCGTGGGATGAAAGGGGGGAGCTTGGGGGCACCAGACATGGGAGAAGCTGAGTTTAGCCACATTCAAAAGGGATCGGTGCTGTTTTTGGAGGCAAGGGGCATCAGAAGCTATTGAGCACGGGACTGCGGGGCACGGCCTCCGAATCAGAATGTCCTGGACCTTTAATTGCTCCAAGGGAGAGAGGAACGGGGGAAAACCCTACTcagtcactctcccttccagctccactctCTGCTGCTGCGTGACACAGGAGACCTGACCCGTCCACGGCATCTCTTACGTCCTTAACACAAAAGCACGGAGGACCTGGACCTGTCTCACCCGTGAGGATGGATTCTCAGGGTCTTAGAAATCACTACGCGGTAGCACCTGCACCTAGGTAGCCTCTACTGGTAAACATTCCCTGATGGCAGCTATCCCACTATGCCACGCGTGTAGGCAGGAGGACCCGCGGTGGCCTGTCTTGCGTTTCTCCAAAGATAAAGCCCCCCCCGGGAGTCAACCGGTAACCCTCCAAGAGCATCAAAATGCTCCTTTTTCCCTATTCTACTCCAGCAACACGCGcccccagggaaggggggtgTCACCATCCTACGTAGCCGGTCTGCAGGTGAAGGTGACCAGACAGAACTAGAAGCCAACACAGTAAGTCACAGCCCGCCCCCTCCTGTGCCCTCAGCACATCCAGCTCAAAGCTGAACCCGGTGTGGGACAGCAGCATGAATCTCTGGACAGACTCCTGCAGAAATCAGCATTATCCACGTTAACTTGCCAGGGTTTAACCATACAGTACATGGCTAGCCCCTGGTTTGGAGAAGAGGTGGCGagtgccccccccaacctccccaccaAGAGCAGCTTACTTGGATTCTTCATCTGGTAATGGTTGAGGAAGCCCAGGGTCTCCAGCGCATCGCTCTTCGAGTCCCACTCCAGCAGGCCGGAGGAGCTCCTCTCacctgggggcacagggggggcaCTTGCTACTGCAAGTGGACATGGGGGTAGGGCAAGGCTAGACGGGGAACCCGCGCTGTGGCCCCCCCCGGCCAGGACTGCTGGTGCCGACACTTGAGgcctcccacccccatccagcCACATTGGCTGGGGGGGAACAGGGGGGGCAAGGACCAGCTGCCCCGAAGGCCAGAGAAGCTGCAAACACCCTTTCCCTCTCCAGACCAgcgctgcagggaagcaggggcctCTGGAGCCAACGCCACACACGGCCCTTAGGATTCAGCCCCATTTGCAGTGACCAAACCCGCCCCATCAGGAGACGATCCAAAGACCCgagctcccagcttccctcctggCCCCCTGGGGACCCAcggcctccccactccccagcaggcCCCGGCCCTGGCACGAAGGGCCGACTTACTTTTCCCTGAAAACACCTTAATGGACGATGGCCTCTTCACACCCAGCTCgtcacagatctggggggaaagggagtccCAACACTGAGCTACTGCTCTGGAAAGACACACGAccccccccttctcttcccctgaatGCTTATTATGTTTGATTCACTTTCCAAGCTGCCCTCTAAATCCTCCCGCTCCCCATTACCTGCACAGAGCACTCCAGCTGTTCCCAGCTAAGTGCCTGGACCCACTCCAGGCTGCCTTCGCAAACAGAGCATTCCCATGGGAACAGGGAGTTCTCCCACCCCTGCAAGCCTGGAGGACGCTAACACTTGTGCAACGTGCAGGGGAAGTGGGTGCCAGGGCCCCGTGCCCACAGCACAGGATTCCCTGGGCACACCAAAGGGGgcagacagcccagctccacttcGGAGGTGTTCCAGGCTAAGCTGCAGCCTCCAGTGGCCAGAGGCATGGGATAGGACgtggaaaaaaacaacccccacctCGCATGCCAGCCACCAGGCTATGATCTCAGCAGAGCCCTGACATCCCATGGGGTTCGGGGCTCACCCCCTGCAAAGatgggggctgcagagccacacaGGCCCTTGAAGGGCTCCAGCTGCCCTTGCAGCCCAGATACGAGACACCCTCCAGGGTCTGGTAGCACCTGGAGGCACCGGGCAAAGCAGTCCAGGGCAGGCAGCCCCTCACCTCATAGAAGTTATCCTCTGTCACCTCCAGCGGCGCATTAAAGAAGTGCAGCACGTTGCTGGGGTGCTGGATGCGGTTCTTAGCTGCCTGCTCTGGAGTTGAGAAGCGATTGTTGCGGGAGCCGCTGAAGTCCTTGTAGCTGCAGGAACCGTCCTCCAGGCCGTAGGACTGGCCGGGCATGATGGCCTGCTGCTTCGACACGCTgcagggattggggtgggggtgagggggtctgTTGCCCTCCAAAGCCAGCTGGCCAAGGGCTGCCAGGACCCTCCAGGCTGAGGGGAACAGGGAGGGAGGAGATACCCACCACACGTTCAGCTTCTGCCCGAACATGAAGTTGTTGTTGAGGTGGGTGATGGCACGATCCACCGCGTAGCCATCCGCCATCTCTACCATGGCAGCACCGGGCTTGCTTTTCATGAATTTAACCTAGGAGACAGAGCACAACCCGATAAGCTCCAAACGGGGCGGGGGGGAACCCAGGAGATCTCCGGGGCTTTCCCTTCTTTCAGGGGGGGGCTTCAAGCTGCACTGCTTTGACTTGGCCAGGTTCCTGCCTGTTCCTAAGCTGCTATTTTGCCACCGCATAAAAATACCAAGGTCATAGAAATCacagagcagcggggctggaagggactcgcAGAGGTCACagcgagtccaacccctgcctgaggcaggatcagccctgtccacaTCAGCCCAGATGAACCTAAAAATCGAACCTCTGAGCAACATGACCGTCAGCCCTGACACTGCAGCCaaacctgccccagggaaagcaggggggaaaTCACAGTAGGCAATGTCCCACCGCTGTAAATGTTAatgtatgctcaagagatctggggcagaggctgtgccTCACCCCTcaatacagaggaaggcaaaccactccccaccacctccctcccaaGCACACACCAGTTGGACCAGGGGGTAACAACTCCACATATGGCATCTGTCTGACCCTGGCAAGAGCCTCCAGCCAAAAAACCTCCAAGTCCGAGTcccagtcccagcaggagcattggcacagtccaattcccatccccagcctggagTGCAGCCAATGGCCAGTGCCcctgggggaggcttaaaaacagaCGTGGGAGAGGGggaccagcaaaacccagaagcctgggaaatccctGTACTAGGCTTAAAAAAATCCACTCTGACATGTAGCAGGAATGGGGGGGGATCCCCACGGACCCACAAGTTTCTTCCAACccccaagcagcagctggggacagcataGCCAGGTGCCCGCCGCAAACAAATCATTGCTTTTACCTTCTCCACGTTCCCGTACAGGCAGAAGATGTTGAAGACGCGGTCACAATTCATTTTGGACTGGTCCAAGCCGTACACCATGAGCACGGGGCTGTCAGCGTGTGGGCCATACTccgggggcgggggtgggggcgggggatggCCGTACTGGGGGCCGTAGCGGCTGGGCCCCCGGCGGTGCCCGCCCACGGGGGGGCCCATCCTTCTCCCCTCGTAGTGAGGCGGAGGTGGGCCATAGCCCTCGTCATGGTAGTGGCCGTGATACCCGCCATGGGGTCCTCCTACAAATAGGAGAGGGGGGGGTGAGCGAAGACAAAGAGGGCCTCAACCCCCCCCgggtccccccacacccagaccCTTACCATATTCCGCCGGGTGGTCTCCGAGGAGAGGGGGCTGCCTCTGGCGCTTGTTGGGGTTTCCTCCGGGGTCACCTGTGGGGAGAACCGTGGGTTAGGGGGGCCTGCCAGGAGGAAGCTGGACCTCAGCAGGCTGCCCCGGGGTTTACCTGAGTCCTTGCAGTGCTAGCTTCTTCTAACCGTGAGCTAAGCCTGGCTGCCTACGAGGCGCTCGTTAGCTGTGAGCAAAGGCAACCAAACTGCCTCCGCTTCCCACACCCTGCGGGAGCCAGCACCAGAGGCCTCCGGCACGAAGGGCAGTTCTCCTCGCACTGGatcacccccactccccccgaTCTGCCCCAGGTGTTGCCCAGTGCTCACAGGGAGCCCACACAGACCCCCAGCCCCGACTCCAGCAGGCCGGGCTGGTCCAGCCGAGGGTTAGTCCACCACTGCGCTGCCCTCCGTTAGAGCCTGCCACCACGCACTTGCAATTAAGGCCTCCCGCCCACCCCGCATCTCGGCCCAGGCGGTCAGACTAATGGCACCTTAATCGGGGGCAGAGGAAGCTGCTAGGAGGATGCTTAAAAGGAGATTTCCACCCCAGCCGCACCCCCCCCAAAGGTCGGCTTTTATACCGATAAAAGAGCGCCCagttgatttggtggctgaaaaaAGATCAGTGCCCGGAGCGCGCCTGCTTCCAAGACGCGGCTACGGTTTGACACAgcaatgaaaaaaacaaacaaaaaaaagaaacaaaataaaaaccaatgGCAGTACCTCTTCCCCACCCAAAACAGAGAAGGGAGCAAGTGAGGAACAGGTAACACaggcatggcagaaaagcaaCAGCAGTCATCAGTTAAAACAGGCGAACCGTGGAGCCGTACAACCTCGCTTCTAAACGCCCGGGTTTCGTACAGGTTTTTATTGGGTACAAAGAGTGAAAAGGGCTACTTACAGTGGGAGCACACAGTACAATGTCCTGTGCCACACAAAAACTCTGCCTTTCTCTTACCATTGAACGCTGCAACAGTTAGCACAGATCTCATAGATGGCGTCCCATCAAAATACACTGCGGCCCTGCATCACATGGTGTCAGAGTCATAAATACAAGTCAAAAGGCACAAAACTGCtacaattcttttcttttttttttgttttttttgcttttttggcactttttttttttggctttttggttttttttggcttTGAAAAACAGTAAAATCTTTCAAAAGGCTCACAGATGTTTTGTCCTCAGAAGGGATCAAGAGAGAGAGGACGTGAAGGTGTATAAATGAGAGTGTTCCTTCCATGTCTCAGACGCCTGAGTTTTGTGTGGTGCTTCTGGCTCAGTGTTGTTTTCCCATGTGCGTGTCTCCTCTGTAAATGCAAATGTGTCTCGGGGCGAACGCCCCAACGCCCCACACAGCGCGCCCcacggccccagcctcccaagggGCTGGGCGCCTTCGGGGCTGGTTGGGTTTGGTCTCCGCTTGGTGCTGGTATGTTGGCAGTTGAggactgcaggaaaaaaagccacacgtaaccaaaaataaaaagaatacgAGAACTGCTCTCTCCCAAACGCAAGCGTGTTGAGAGACGGAGAGCAATGCTAGGTCTCGGAGGGCTGTGAGATCTACTCCAGTCTGCGACAAATAACGCTGATGGGCTTGTGAGACCCCTCTGCTCTGTGTTTCCTAGTTCTGTGTACGGTCTTGGGAGGTTATAATGTCTGCTGTGGCATGCTGCggcttgctttctttctctgtctctctctctgtctctctccctctgtgcGTGGAGCTGTTTCTTGGAGCGCGGTGTGGTGTTCTTGATGTAATGAGCTCAAaactctgctgctgtttctggtACGTGAAGGATGCTTGCATGTTTTCTCCCGGCAGAGCTAGTGAGGTTGCTACCCTGTGTGGTGTGAGGAATGTGCAGAGGCAGGTCGCCGGCAGGTCGGGACGTCCACTGGAGTACGGTCCCCCCAGGGTTATGTGCACTGACTGCTCAGAGCTGGGAAAAGCCAGGTTAGGGGCACCCTGCCTCGGGTCAGGGCGGCCGAGGTGCAGCTAAATCAATGCACAGCCCTGCCGCTAGCCCCTGCCGCTCTGCACATCTTCTAGCTGTGTCCCTTGGAGGAGAGATCTGTTCATGTTGCTGTTAGGAGTCATGTAATGCCATTGGTTGCTTCGGCACGTGACCACGGGGCTTCGGCTTTTAAACGGGGGGTGTCCCGCAGGTCCCCCCCAACCCACGCTGTCCCGGCCTCTGATACCACGGGGCCGGCCAGGCCGAGGGGAACTGGAAACAGCCCCCTCCCTTTCAGCCCGgatgccttcagcaggctccttggGGCCCCGCTAGGCTGCCGCCCAGGGCTCACCACGTGAGCAAGCCCCACAGCCAAACTGATTCAGACCCGGCTTAAAAATCCGGGAAGAGTGAATCGATGCAACTGCAtcagctgaggtggggcagggggagccacgcAAACGGGGACTTCACCTCGGCAGCATTTTTCACCCTCCTGGCACTGTGGGCACCAGCTTTGAGGTGGGTTGAGGGAGGTTTTGCACCAGGCTGAAGCCAATGGCTACCAAAGCCATTTCAGCCATCTGGTATTCCCTTCCCAGAACTAAATTCTCGGTGGCTAATTCAGGGAGGCAGGAAAGCACCTGCCCAGTGCTTCCAAATACCACAGCAATGGCTTTAAACCGATTTTGCCTTGTGCCCCCTCCACGTTCAAGGCAGGTTTGG
This sequence is a window from Alligator mississippiensis isolate rAllMis1 chromosome 15, rAllMis1, whole genome shotgun sequence. Protein-coding genes within it:
- the ECH1 gene encoding delta(3,5)-Delta(2,4)-dienoyl-CoA isomerase, mitochondrial, giving the protein MAAAVAAGRAALLLRRLLLAQAPRGPPARPMAADAAAPAYETLRVTQAREAVLHVELNRPQKRNAMNPAFWREMVECFAHLAQDSACRAIVLSGAGKLFTAGIDLAEMASVFMMAEGDDAARRAWHLRKKIRQYQESFTALEKCPKPVIAAVHGACIGAGVDLISACDIRYCTEDAWFQIKEVDIGLAADVGTLQRLPRVMGNRSLVNELAFSTRKLMAPEALSHGLVSRVFQDKEALLDGAFELAAEIATKSPVAVQGTKINLLQARDHPVPDALDYVATWNMAMLQTEDILKSVQAAMEKKSPKDVVFSKL
- the HNRNPL gene encoding heterogeneous nuclear ribonucleoprotein L isoform X1: MGKMAAGGGGGGGSGRYYGGEGGRAPKRQKTENAEAQHGPGGGGPGGGGAGGPGAAGGENYDDPHKTPASPVVHIRGLIDGVVEADLVEALQEFGPISYVVVMPKKRQALVEFEDILGACNAVNYAADNQIYIAGHPAFVNYSTSQKISRPGDSDDSRGVNNVLLFTILNPIYSITTDVLYTICNPCGPVQRIVIFRKNGVQAMVEFDSVQSAQRAKASLNGADIYSGCCTLKIEYAKPTRLNVFKNDQDTWDYTNPNLSGQGDPGGNPNKRQRQPPLLGDHPAEYGGPHGGYHGHYHDEGYGPPPPHYEGRRMGPPVGGHRRGPSRYGPQYGHPPPPPPPPEYGPHADSPVLMVYGLDQSKMNCDRVFNIFCLYGNVEKVKFMKSKPGAAMVEMADGYAVDRAITHLNNNFMFGQKLNVCVSKQQAIMPGQSYGLEDGSCSYKDFSGSRNNRFSTPEQAAKNRIQHPSNVLHFFNAPLEVTEDNFYEICDELGVKRPSSIKVFSGKIASAPPVPPGERSSSGLLEWDSKSDALETLGFLNHYQMKNPNGPYPYTLKLCFSTAQHAS
- the HNRNPL gene encoding heterogeneous nuclear ribonucleoprotein L isoform X2, which encodes MGKMAAGGGGGGGSGRYYGGEGGRAPKRQKTENAEAQHGPGGGGPGGGGAGGPGAAGGENYDDPHKTPASPVVHIRGLIDGVVEADLVEALQEFGPISYVVVMPKKRQALVEFEDILGACNAVNYAADNQIYIAGHPAFVNYSTSQKISRPGDSDDSRGVNNVLLFTILNPIYSITTDVLYTICNPCGPVQRIVIFRKNGVQAMVEFDSVQSAQRAKASLNGADIYSGCCTLKIEYAKPTRLNVFKNDQDTWDYTNPNLSGQGDPGGNPNKRQRQPPLLGDHPAEYGGPHGGYHGHYHDEGYGPPPPHYEGRRMGPPVGGHRRGPSRYGPQYGHPPPPPPPPEYGPHADSPVLMVYGLDQSKMNCDRVFNIFCLYGNVEKVKFMKSKPGAAMVEMADGYAVDRAITHLNNNFMFGQKLNVCVSKQQAIMPGQSYGLEDGSCSYKDFSGSRNNRFSTPEQAAKNRIQHPSNVLHFFNAPLEVTEDNFYEICDELGVKRPSSIKVFSGKSERSSSGLLEWDSKSDALETLGFLNHYQMKNPNGPYPYTLKLCFSTAQHAS